The sequence TTAGTCGATAATTTTAGTCGTGAATGCGTCGAGATCGAGGTCGGGCAAAGCTTGAAGGGGTTCGACGTCGTCGACGTAATGGAGCGGATCAAGTTGGCACGAGGTATTGTGCCAAAACGGATCCAGGTGGATAATGGCGGCGAGTTCGTTTCGAAGGTACTCGACCGGTGGGCGTACGAGAACAAAGTCACGCTCGACTTCTCCCGGCCCGGAAAACCAACGGATAACCCGTTCATCGAATCGTTCAACGGGAGCTTCCGGGACGAATGTCTGAACGTCAACTGGTTCCTTTCGCTTGACGACGCGAAGGAAAAGATCGCGGCGTTCAAGGATGACTACAACGGCTTCAGGCCGCACAGCGCGCTGTGCGGCCTGACCCCGAACGAGGTGGTTAAGCAATACTTAGAGACTCGAATTTCTCCAATTTAGACCGGCGCTGAAAATGGAGGGAGGTCACCTTTTACTTCGACTCAGTATTATCCGGCGCAGTTGAAGGAAACTTACGGAACTGAGGTGAATGGCTGGCGTAACCGAATCTACTGGGGTGACAACCTTCAGGTGATGTCGCACCTGCTAAAAGAGTTTCGCGGCAAGGTCAATCTTATCTATATCGATCCACCTTTTGATTCCAAGGCCGACTACAAGAAAAAGATTGAGCTTCGAGGTCAGGCAATATCGAATGATCAGAATGCATTTGAAGAGAAGCAGTACACGGATATATGGACAAACGATGAATATCTTCAGTTCATGTACGAAAGACTCGTTCTTTTACGGGAGCTTCTTGCAGATGACGGATCAATTTTCGTTCATTGCGACTGGCATAAGAATCATTTTCTGCGCATCATTTTGGACGAAGTCTTCGGCAGTGAATCGTTCAGAAATGAGATCACTTGGCATTACTACAACAAGATGCAAGGAAATATTAACCGTTTTGCCTCGAATCACGACACAATACTTTTCTACTCGAAAGCCACTAAGTTCACGTTCAATAAGATTCAGGAAAAGAGAGACGCAACAACCAAGCAAATCAAGCGTGTTTGGGACAAGGCATCGAAAAAATTAGTCAACGCAAAGGGAGATGACGGAAAGGTCATTTACATTGAAACGGATGATAAAACTGTTGACGATGTCTGGAGGCTTTCAATGCTTCAGCCCGCTGACCGTACCGAGAATTTGTTCTATCCCACCCAGAAACCTGAGTCAGTTGTTGAACGGATAATAGAGGCAGCCTCAAATCCCGGTGATTTAGTATTTGACTGTTTTATGGGGAGTGGGACCGCCCAAGCTGTTTCTATGAGACTGGGCCGGAAATTCATTGGTGCAGACATAAATCTGGGTGCTCTTCAAACAACGACAAAGAGACTAATTTCTTTAGCCGACGAGTTGTCACAAGAATTGGAGGTGACCGACGAACCGATATTTAAGGGATTCGAGGTTTACAATGTTAACCACTACGACGTTTTCCGAAATCCGGCGCAGGCAAAGGAACTTTTGCTTGAATCATTAGAAATCCAACCTTTGCCGGTGTCACTTGTCTGGGACGGTGAAAAAGATGGCCGCTTGGTAAAGATCATGCCCGTGAACCGGCTCGCAACTCGGGCGGACCTGAATGAGTTGATCGCCAATTTTGACTACAAATCAGCCGAACAGAAGCAGAACGAAAATCCGAACAAGGTTGTTGAGAAAATTCTGCTTGTCTGCATGGGACACGAACCCGACCTGGCGGCACAGCTTAAATTGGCCCTAGCACCGTTTAAAGTTGACGTTGAAGTGGTTGATATCCTCCGCGATCGTTCGAAACTCGAATTCAAACGCGATTCAGAAGCAAAGATCTCAGCAACGGAGACCGAACTGGTCATCGAGAAATTCTATCCGATGAACCTGCTGCAAAAGCTCTCGCTGTTCAAGGAGAACGTCGAAGATTGGCGCGAGTTGGTCGAATCGGTAATGATCGATTTCAACTACGACGGAGCTATCTTTCAACCCACGATGCTCGACATTCCGGAGAAAAAGGAACTCGTCACCGGCAAATACGAGATCCCAGCCGACGCAGGCAACATCCGCGTAAAAATAACCGACCTCCTAAGCGAATCGCTGGAGGTCGATGCCTAGAGAATGGCGAAGAAGCAGAAACAAGTCAGCATCGAATTTGCGTTCTTTACGGCGCTGAGAGATTTCTACGTCCAGAATCGCCGGCACATCCGGAGCCATTACAAAGACCTTTCAAAGAAATTTCTCGACTTTAACGATCCGAAAGATAACGATGCCTATTTGCGGATCCCACAGTTCGAAGCACTGGAGATGTACATCTTCATCAAGGAGTATTGCAACAACGCTCCCGTCCATCGGCTGTTCCGAGAATGGCTTGAGCGAAGAGACCTCTTTGAAAAACGCGCGAACGTTTCCGCCCGTGGAGGCCAAGCACCGTTGTTTGAGACGGTCACAGAGGAGCAGTTCGAAGGGCTGTACAAGCAGATGCAGAAGAATTCGCGTAGATATTCGAACTACATCTACGCGCTTACGATGGGCACCGGAAAGACGATCCTGATGGCCACATGCATCTTTTACGAATTCCTACTCGCCAACAAGTTTCCTTTCGATGAGCACTACTGCCACAACGCATTGGTTTTCGCACCCGACAAAACGGTCTTGCACTCGCTTCGCGAGATAGTGGAGTTTGACAAGAGTTTGGTCGTTCCAAAGGAGTATGTGAATTGGCTGGATTCACATCTCAAGTTTCATTTTCTCGACGACGCCGGCACGACGCTCAACCTGTGTCCAGCCCCCTGTTTTTACCCCAAGTGGAAAGCTAGTGTTTTTGGTCTAACTGCCGTCGGATCGTGATCGAGTTTGGTGGCAGCCGAGCCGGAGGCGAGGCTGGCAGCAAACTCGGCGGGTGTGAGATAGCCAAGCGACGAATGCGGGCGTCGTGTTATAGAATTTCCGCCAGCTTTCGATCACTACCCGTGCTTCCCACATCGAACTGAACCACCTTTGGCCCAGCAGTTCATCGCGCTTGCCGTTAAAGCTCTCGCATTTGCCGTTCTGCCAAGGCTTGCCCGGTGCGATGAACATCGGCTGAATGTTGTTTGCCGAGAGCCATTCGCGGGTCGCCCCGGCGATGAATTCACTGCCGTTGTCCGAGCGGATCATCTGAGGGCATCCTCTCTCGCGGCAAACCCGCTCAAGCACCCGTCTCACGCCCTCGCCGTGATCGATGATGCGACCTCGACCCAAGGCATTCCCTCGTGTATTCATCAACCAGCGTCAGCATCTTCAGCTTTCGCCCCGAAACTGCCTGATCGAATACAAAATCGTAAGTCCACACCTGGTTCGCCTTCTCGGCCTTTGGAACGATCATCTGCACGTCCTGACGCCGTCTTTTCGGCCTTTTCCTCGCAAGTGCACCTTCAGCTTCTTCCACCAGCGATGCACACGCTTGATGTTCACCACCTCTCCGGCCCGTCGCATCGCCCATATCCGCCGATACCCGAATCGCGGATAAGCAAGCGCCAACTCCTTTATCCGCTCTGAGATCGGGTCAGGTGCTCGCTCCGCCGCTCGTACCGATAGCTCTTTCGCTCCAGTTCCAACAAAGCACACGAGAACCGCTCGCTCATACCCGCACCGATCATTATCCTCACTGCCTCTCGCCGGTCCGACACGCCTACCACTTTTTTAAGCACCTCTTTGATCGCGTCGATCTCAAGATCGCGCTCAGCCAGCAGACGCTTCAACCGTGCGTTCTCCTGCACCAGCGTTCGGTACTCCCGTACCTCCTCGACATCCATCGACCCAAACCGCTTCTTCCACCCGTAGAACGTCG is a genomic window of Chloracidobacterium sp. containing:
- a CDS encoding site-specific DNA-methyltransferase, coding for MKETYGTEVNGWRNRIYWGDNLQVMSHLLKEFRGKVNLIYIDPPFDSKADYKKKIELRGQAISNDQNAFEEKQYTDIWTNDEYLQFMYERLVLLRELLADDGSIFVHCDWHKNHFLRIILDEVFGSESFRNEITWHYYNKMQGNINRFASNHDTILFYSKATKFTFNKIQEKRDATTKQIKRVWDKASKKLVNAKGDDGKVIYIETDDKTVDDVWRLSMLQPADRTENLFYPTQKPESVVERIIEAASNPGDLVFDCFMGSGTAQAVSMRLGRKFIGADINLGALQTTTKRLISLADELSQELEVTDEPIFKGFEVYNVNHYDVFRNPAQAKELLLESLEIQPLPVSLVWDGEKDGRLVKIMPVNRLATRADLNELIANFDYKSAEQKQNENPNKVVEKILLVCMGHEPDLAAQLKLALAPFKVDVEVVDILRDRSKLEFKRDSEAKISATETELVIEKFYPMNLLQKLSLFKENVEDWRELVESVMIDFNYDGAIFQPTMLDIPEKKELVTGKYEIPADAGNIRVKITDLLSESLEVDA